The Thermococcus sp. 4557 genomic sequence TTTGAGAGGCCCGATCTGGTGGAGACGTTTCAGCTGATGGCGGAGGAAGAGCTTAGGCACAGGAGAACCCTCGAGACACTGCTCGCCGAGGGAAGTTTGGAGGGAACCGCGGTTATAGACTACCTCGATTCCCTGTCCCTCGAACCGATGCTGGGGGATGGGAGGGCAAAGCCCGAGAGCCTCGAGGAGCTGATTCTGGATGCCCTCGTAAGGGAGAAGCACGCCCACGAGCTCTACACAAAGCTCGCCCAGATACTGGACGGTTCCCTGGGACACATATTCAAAATGATGGCCGGGGAGGAGCTAAAACACGCCTACCGGCTTAAACTGGTCTACGAAACCCTTTGACGCATGGATAAATTATCCGACATCCCATTTTTCTATCCCTTCACCCTCCGGGCAAATTTTGAAGCCCAAATTCGTCACCGTGGCAACACTGGGTGGGGTAAGGTATATTTACCGGGCGCACCATAGGGCCATGCTGATGCTTCTCCTAACAGGGGCAACGATAGATAACTGTATGTCAGGGGTGTTTATATGCCAGTTGAAAAAGTGATGAAAAGGGATGGCAGAATCGTCCCGTTCGATAAAGAGCGTATAAAGTGGGCTATACAGAGGGCAATGCTTGAAGTCGGCGTTCGCGATGAGAAGCTCCTCAACAGAGTCGTCAGAAGGGTCGTCAGAAGGGTCAACGAGCTGTACGACGGCCAAACCCCGCACATAGAGAACATCCAGGATATAGTCGAGCTTGAACTCATGCGCGTCGGCCTCTTCGACGTGGCAAAGGCCTACATCCTCTACCGCAAGAGAAAGGCCGAGATACGCGAGGAGAAGAAAAAGATACTCAACAAGGACAGGCTGGACGAGATAGACAAGCGCTTCTCCATCAACGCCCTCCGCGTCCTTGCTTCACGCTACCTGATAAAGAACGAGAAGGGAGAGATAATTGAGAGCCCCAGGGAGCTCTTCGAGCGCGTCTCCGTTCTCGCCGTCATCCCTGACCTGCTCTACGATGAGAGGGTTTTTGATAAGGACGGAAACCACGAGCAGGACTTAAGCAGGGTAGAGCACTACATGGGACTCCTCGACGAGTACGACGGGAAGCTCTCCATCGGAAGGTTCAAGCTCAACAGGTACCACTTCGAGAGGCTCCTCAACCTCTACCGCGAGCTGGCCGAGAAGGGCCAGATGAAGGTTCCAATAGACGATGTAATAAAAATGCTCGAGAACGGCGCCTTCGACCGCTACGAGGACGAGGTTGAGGAGTACTTCAGGCTGATGACGAGCCAGGTGTTCATGCCCAACAGTCCGGCGCTCATCAACTCGGGCAGGCCGCTCGGGATGCTCTCGGCGTGCTTCGTTGTGCCGATAGAGGACGACATGGAGAGCATAATGAAGGCGGCCCACGACGTGGCCATGATACAGAAAATGGGTGGCGGAACCGGTTTGAACTTCTCGAAACTCCGTCCCGAAGGCGATTTGGTTGGAACTACGACCGGAGCTGCCTCAGGGCCAGTTTCGTTCATGCACCTCATCGACGCCGTCAGCGACGTCATCAAGCAGGGCGGCGTGAGGCGCGGGGCGAACATGGGTATCCTCGAGGTCTGGCACCCGGACATAGAGAAGTTCATCCACGCCAAGGAGAAGAACGTCGGAACCAACGTGCTCAGCAACTTCAACATCAGCGTGGGCATCTGGGCCGACTTCTGGGAGGCCCTTAGGGAGGGCAAGCGCTACCCGCTCATCAACCCGAGAACTGGAGAGAAGGTCAAGGAGATAGACCCCAAGAGCCTCTTCGAGGAGCTCGCCTACATGGCATGGGCGAAGGCAGACCCCGGTGTGGTGTTCTTCGACGTCATCAACAAGAGGAACGTTCTTGAGCCCGCAAAGGGCGAGAAAATCCGTGCGACCAACCCATGCGGAGAAGAGCCGCTCTACGACTACGAATCGTGCAATCTGGCCTCGATTAACCTTGCAAAGTTCGTGAAATACAACGAGGAAGGTCAGCCGTACTTCGACTGGGACGAGTATGCCTATGTCATCCAGAAGGTCGCCAAGTACCTCGACAACGCCATCGATGTCAACAAGTTCCCGCTGCCGGAGATAGACAGGAACACCAAACTTACTAGGAGAATAGGCGTTGGAATGATGGGTCTGGCGGACGCGCTCTTCAAGCTGGGCATAGCCTACAACAGCAAAGAGGGCTACGACTTCATGAGGAAGGCCACCGAGTACCTCACGTTCTACGCCTACAAATACTCAGTCGAGGCCGCCAAAAAGCGCGGACCCTTCCCGCTCTACGAAAAGAGCAAATACAGGGATGGTGAGCTCCCGGTCGAGGGCTTCTACCACCGCGAGATATGGAACCTGCAGTGGGACGAGCTGGCCGAGGAGATCAAGCACCACGGTGTGAGGAACGGAATGACCACCACCTGCCCGCCAACGGGTTCGGTTTCAATGATAGCTGACACCTCCAGCGGAATCGAGCCGATATTCGCCCTGGTCTACAAGAAGAGCGTCACCGTCGGCGAGTTCTACTACGTTGACCCCGTCTTCGAGAGTGAGCTCAAGAAGCGCGGCCTCTACAGCGACGAGATACTCAAGAAGATAAGCGACAACTACGGCTCGGTTCAGGGCCTTGAGGAGATTCCGGAGGACCTCCAGCGCGTCTTCGTAACCTCCATGGACATCCACTGGCTCGACCACCTCCTGGCGCAGGCCAACATCCAGCTCTGGCTCACCGACAGCGCGAGCAAGACCATAAACATGCCGAACGACGCAACGGTTGAGGACGTCAAAGCGGCCTACCTGCTCGCGTACAAACTTGGCTGTAAGGGAATAACCGTTTACCGCGACGGCTCGCTCTCGGTGCAGGTTTACAGCGTTGAGGGCGAGAAGAAGCAGCGCGTCAAGGCCAAGCCGAGCAAGTACGCCGTGGAGAAGCTCAAAGCAGTTGTTGAGGCCGAGCCCTGGCTCTCCAAGTTCATCAACGTTGAGGCTATACTCAACGGGACCAACGGAAAGGAGAAGGCCGAGAGCGTGGGGCTGACCTTTTCGGTCTCCCACGTCACGGCGCCCAAGCCGCAGGCCCACGAGCACCCGCACCACGCGGAACCGGCTGATGTCCCCGAGGAGAAGATACAGGAACTCCTGGGCATCGCGTACTGCCCGGTATGCTATGAGAAGGACGGGGAGCTGGTGGAGCTTAAGATGGAGAGCGGCTGCGCCACCTGCCCGAGGTGTGGATGGAGCAAGTGCGTGATAAGCTGACGCCGCTTCATCCCCTTTTCTGTTCAACATTTTTGTGTCAACACATCCTTTTTAAGCCAAAAGTTTTAACTTCTGCCACTCAGACGAAAGCCTTAATTAGGTTTCACCCGAACACTGGGTATTCGGAGGTGTTGTCATGGACAAAGTCTATCTCACGTGGTGGCAGATTGACAGGGCCATCTTCGCGCTCGCAGACAGGCTGAGGGAGTACAAACCCGACGTTATCGTCGGCGTCGCGAGGGGCGGACTCATCCCGGCCGTGAGGCTCAGCCACATCCTCGGCGATCTGGAGGTCAAGGTCATCGACGTCAAGTTCTACAAGGACATCGAGGAGAGGATGGAGAAGCCGAAGATAACCATCCCGCTCCACGGCTCGCTGGAGGGCAAGAAGGTTGTCATCGTCGACGACGTCAGCGACACGGGGAAGACCCTTGAAGTCGTCATCGAGGAGGTCAAGAAAGCCGGAGCGAAGGATGTCAGGGTGGCCTGCCTCAGCATGAAGCCCTGGACGAAGGTGGTTCCGGACTTCTACGTCTTCCGCACCGACAAGTGGATAGTCTTCCCCTGGGAGGAGTTCCCGGTCGTTGTGAGGGAGTGAGTTTCTTTTTCTTTGCTATTGCCCTCCAATTGTTACTTCACGTGGCTCTTCACCCCGCTTTTGGTTCCCCAAATAGCGGACACACCAGATACCCTTCAACTCAAAAAGAAGTTTACTAACTGAGAGAAAACGATTTATAACGTGAACGTTCAATGGGATAACATGAAAGGCCAAAGGGTACTGCTCATCCTGACCCTCTCTTTGATTATTTCTTCCTCAGTGATTGGCTGGTCAGTGGTATCAATATCCATGAATGAGATGAGAAAAGCGGGGACGTCAGATTTTGCTTCTATCTATCGGAGCCTGCACTTGGGCCTTCTGATTCCTGCGGCGCTCTTCTTCTGCTTCGGATACCTCCTCGGGAAGCTCCTCGGTAAGGACAGCTTTGTGAGCATTGGGATTCCGGTATGGGTACTCTCATTCTTCCTCACGCTTCCCCTTTCGACACCCCTTGATGCAATCCTAATACCCTGGGAGGTCTCGCCGGAAGGAGTGTGCCGCAGGGCGCCGTACCTTCCCGAGGAATACCTGCTGCCCATAGCGCTCACGGCCGGTGCCTCAATGCTGCTCATAATAGGCTGGGCAATGGCGGTAACAGGGAGCAACACCAGCAAGGACTCGAAATCTCTTTAACCCCCTCACCCAACTTTTCTCGGTGGTGATATGAGGGCGTTCATAGCCATTGAGGTTAGCGATGAGGTTCGCGACAACCTCGTAAAGGCCCAGGAGAGGATAGGGAGCAAATCCACCAAGATAAAGTTCGTCGAGAGGGAGAACTTCCACGTCACGCTCAAGTTCCTCGGGGAAATTGACGAGATAACTGCGGAAGAGGTAAAGAAGGCCCTGGAGGAGATAGCGAAGAAGCACAGGAAGCACCGCGTTAGGGTGAAGGGGATAGGCGTCTTCCCAAACCCTAACTACGTCCGCGTCATCTGGGCCGGCATAGAGAACGACGAGGGCATAAAGGCGATAGCGGCCGACGTCGAGAGGGAGATGAGAAGGCTGGGCTTCAAGAAGGAGAAAGACTTCGTGGCCCACATAACCATCGGCCGCGTCAAGTTCGTGAGGGACAAACTCGAGCTGGCGATGGCGCTCAAAGACCTTGCCAACGAGGACTTCGGCGAGTTCGATGTCGAGGCCATAGAGCTGAAGAAGAGCACGCTGACGCCGAAGGGGCCCATCTACGAGACAGTTGCGAGGTTCGAGCTGGCCGAGTGAGGTGTGGAGATGGACGTCGAGGCCGTGCTTCAAGAAGTTCTACCGAGAATACGCCCGACGGACGAGGAGAGGGCCTTCGTGGAGGGCCTGATGAGGGAACTGGAGGGCACAGCGGAGGAGACTGTAGAAAGCCTGGGCCTCGACGTTAGGCCCTACTTCGTCGGCTCGCTCGCGAAGAACACATACCTGGCCGGAGACCATGACATTGACCTATTCTTAGCCTTTCCCCTCGATACTCCCCGGGATGAGCTCCGGGAGGAGGGCTTGAGGCTCGGGAAGACGATTGCCGAGAGGCTCGACTCCTACGAAATTGCCTATGCCGAGCACCCCTACGTGAGGGCTAGATACAGGGGAGTGAGCGTTGATCTCGTGCCCTGCTACGACGTGGAGAGCTGGCGGGATGTGAAGACTGCCGTCGACCGCTCGATACTCCACAACCGCTGGGTCCTTAAGAACCTCGAGGGCAGGAACGACGAGGTCAGACTGCTCAAGCGCTTTTTGAAGGGCATAAACGCCTACGGGAGCGAGATTTACGTTAGGGGTTTCTCAGGCTATCTGGCCGAGATTCTGGTCATAAAGTACGGCTCGTTTCTGGATGTGCTAAAGAACGCCGACTTCATGCTGAGGCAGAAGATAATAGACCCTGGAAACTGGCTCAAACAGGAGTACGAGGTGGCCATGAGAACCGTCCGGCGCGAGGCCGAGGCGGATAGACCCCTGATAGTCATCGACCCCGTTGACCCTAGGAGAAACGTCGCGGCGAACCTGGGCTGGGAGCGCTACGGGGTTTTCTACTTCAAGGCACATCAGTTCCTGGAGAACCCATCCGAGGCGTTCTTCTTCCCACGGGGGCAGAAAAGCGGAAGCTACCTCTCCGAGCTGAGGAGGAAGGGAACCCACCTCGTGACGCTGGTCTTTGGGACCCCGGACCTTGTGGAGGACATCCTGCTCCCCCAGCTGGAGAGGAGCGCCCGGGGCTTTGAGAAGGTCCTCTCGAGGGAGGGTTTCAAGGTCCTCGGCTGGAACGTCGGGCACGAGGGCAGCAAAGCCTTCATAATGCTCGAGGTGGACAGGAGGGAAAGGGAGAGGGTTATGATAAAGCCCGGGCCCGAGTTCTTCACGGAGAGGGGCCGGGACTTCTACCTGAAGAACGAGAGGGTGTGGCTGAGGGGAAGGAGGCTCTACGCGGAGAAAAGGGTGAAAGAGAACATCGTCGATGTTATCCTCGAACTCCTGGAGAAGAATCAGGTTGCCATGGGGAAGAACCTGAGGGGGGCCATAAGAAACGCGGAGATTCTGCTAGACTACGTCCCGAATGAGCTGGAGAAGGAGGCCTACCTCTTCCTGAGCAGAGAGAAGTGGAATCTGAAGCAACAGTAAAAACGTTTTTCGCCCCTTCAGCTTCCTGTTTGCATTATCGAGTATTCCACGGATCCCCAGGTACTCTTTTCCCCCGAGTTTACCGAGCAGGTGGCCCAAGGGAAATGCTTCATCACCACAGGTATTTTTCTCCCTCTTTCTGTCCAATCCATCCACCTCCCACACTGGCGAGCGAGCATCATCAATATACCCCCAATGCTTTTAAGCGTTAGGCCAACAAAATTAGAAAACCTAAAGTAAAAGGTGATGCAAATTTCATAACCTGTGCTCACACCATTCGCGATTCTCCCAGTCACCGTGAACCTCGCCCGGGATGTGGCCGGTATCCGCAACGGCCCAGTCGAGGTTGTAGTTCCCCATGAGGGCCCTCAGCTCACCCCGCAGGTCGCGCTTTCCAACGTAGAGGGCCGCCCTGGTGACGACGTTGTAACCGCTGTTGGGAGCCTCAGGTTCCAACGCATCGAGCCACGCTTTTTCGCCCGCCTCCCAGCCCTGCAAGGAGGGGATCGCTCCAAGGTTCCAGAGGTGATAGAGGTTCTCGAAGTTTAGGAGTTTGAGGTATGCCTCCACGAAGAGGCTCTGGAGTTCACCGCCTTCGAAATAATCCATCAGCTCAACGAGTGCCTTCGCCATGACCGAGACGTTGCCGAAGGCAACGCGCGTGTCGAGGTTCTCCCAGAAGCGCGGGCAGGAGTGGTTGGCGAGGAGCATCAGGTAGTAGATCCTTCCGAGTTTTAGGGCGTTCCCCTCGCCGTTGGCCGGCTCGAGAATGTAATCGAGTGAAGTTTCCATGCCGAAGTAATCGTAGTAGTCCCTGAAGAAAATCCTCGCGTAGCGGACGAGGAACTCCTCAGCGTCGGCCCCAAGCCCTTCGAGGCCCTTCAGAACCCCCAGCCTGACGGTTCTGTTGAGCTCCTCAAAGAGCCTCGTGAAGGCGACCTTCCAGAGCTGAGAGATTTTCCTGCCGTTCACTTCTCTCGCGAAAACCTTTCCATCGACCCTCCTGTATCCCAGCCACCGGGAATCGCTCGTCTTGCCGTCCGTGCTCAGGTCGAAGTAGTCGCTCCAGGCGGAGTAGTCCTTAACCCCCATCTCAAAGGAGCACTCGCCGTCCAAGCGCTTGAACTCGCCCGAGAGCTTCCTCCTCACGAACTCCATCGCCGAGACCCGCTCGACGCCGCTCCTCTCAAGCCCCTCCATCCAGGCAGTGAAGCGGTCGAGCTGTGCAGGGTTTCCGAGGAGGCTCTCAAGGTCGCTGGCGGTGAAGATTAGATAGGGAACGCCGAGGTTCTCCTTGTGGTCATCGCGGTGGGAGAGGGTCGCCGAGACCAACCCCTGAACGTCGAGGGTGTTGAAGGCAAAGGCGTCGCTTATGCCCCACTCCCTTCCGAAGACGAAGGAGTTTGAATAGCGGTTGCAGGAGTGCTTCGCCTGGGGAAGGTCGTAGAGGAGCTGCCTCTCGTCGAGGAGGAAGACCAGCTTCCTGTCCGTTTGGGACTCGATTATCTGGGCCGTTCTTCTCGTTATCACTGCCTCAGGAAGCCAGTAGCCGATTACGGGCTTATCATCCATCAGCGGGGCGTAGAAGTCAAAGGAAACCCTCGCCAGGATTCTCTGCTCAAACTCATCAAGGTGGGGAACTATCGGGTGGAATGGCGTTGTAGGGACGGCGTCAAATCTCCTGAGAAGCTCGACGGCCTCTTCAAATGCACCCTTATGGTAACGGAGGAGCATCAGAAACGTGAAGGGCTCTATGTCTATGCTCACCCCCTTCATGCGCGAGAGGGTGTCGGCTATGTGCTCATAGGAGTAGAGCATTGCCCTCGTCCAGTTCTCGCCCCTGACCTCCTCTCCCCGGATTTTTATCGCGACGGGGCTCTTCCTCTCCTCGTACTCTATCGGCCTTGACCCGCCGCCGTCCTTAACGTAAACTATGTCGCCGGGCTGGTAGGCGTGGAAGTGGTGTGCGTACTTCATCTGCATTGTCTCACCGGGAGTGATACATCGCGGACACTTATTTGGGTTTCGGAGAAATTAGAGGGCATTTTTACCCAGATATGCCCGATAGATTAATAAACCTGTGCATTGAGATTCCAGCGGTGGGGAAGATGGAGCGCGAATTTAGGAAGATTCTAGGCGAAGACTTAGCCAACTACCTTGAACTCATGAGGGCAAAGCTGGCCTTCGCCGAGGAGCTGTACGGGATAAAAATGAACTACGTGCCCCTCATCACGGAAGGGGAGATAGTGATCCTCGATAAGAACGACGGGAAGATCAAATGGCTGAAGACCAAAAGACCACTCACCATTGAGGAGTTCAAGGCATTGGCGGATAAGATAAAGGACAACCTCGAGTCGGGGTACGTGGAAAGCCTTCTGGCGATGAACATGTCCTGCGTCAACGGGCCAGGTGAATAATCTTTTAAATCCTCCCCCTTAATCCATGCGATGAACCGCTCGGAGCTCGTGCTTCTCGGCATCACGGCGATATGGGGCTTCACGTTCCCGGCCATGAAGGTTAGCCTCGATTACCTTCCCCCGATTCTATTCCTGGCGTATCGCTTCGGGATAGCATCCCTCTTGATGCTCATCCTCTTCCGCTCGAAGGTCCTCAGGAGAGAGACGTTCAAGGAGGGCTTCGTTCTGGGAACGACACTCTTCTTCGGCCACGGCTTCCAGATAGTGGGGCTCAAATACACCACCGCCTCAAACTCCGCCTTCATAACGTCCCTCTACGTCGTCTTCACGCCGTTCATAGCGTATTTCATTCTCAGGGATAGACTCAAGCTCAGGGACGCCGCCTCACTCGCAATAGCGCTGACCGGTCTCTACTTAATTTCCGGAGCGAGCCTGAACTTCAACTACGGCGACCTGCTCACCGTCCTCTGCGCCATCAGCTTCGCCTTTCAGATAGTCCTGGTCCAGAAGTTCGGGGAGAAGGACTACCTGAGCTTAGCCTTCTGGCAGATAACCTGGAATTTCGTCTTTTCGCTGGTTTTCGCCCTCGTAGCCGAGCCGTTCACCTTCCCCACAGACCCGCTGCCGTGGGCTGGGGTGCTCTACACCTCCATCTTTGCCACGGTGATAGCGTTCACACTCCAGGTGAAGCACCAGAGGAACACGAGGGCGCACAAGGCGGCGCTGATTTACTCCGCGGAGCCAATATTCGGCCACATAGCGGCGTTCATAACGATAGGGGAAATCCTAAGCGCCAAGGGCTACCTGGGTGCGGCGCTGATAATGGCGGGAATATGGAACGAGATTAGAAAAGATGAAAGAGGCTAAACCTTGAACTTTGCCTCGCCGACGCCTATGTTGGTCTCAACCCTGACGATAACTCCGCCGCTCTCCATTGCCTCCCTGATGGAACCATCCTCGTCCGGAACTTCAATCGTTCCGGTGCCCTTCCCTTTCAGCTTCTTTGAGCCATCCACGAGTTTGGGCTTCTTGATGTCTGCCACCTCGACTTTGCTGGGCAGGGCGAGAACCCTGAGGCGCAGCAGCATCGCGTCATTCTTGGAGGTGTTCTCAATCCTCACCTTCAGCTTACCATCACCGGCCCGGGCATCGACGACCTTTATGGGGCCCTTCTTCCTCATCAGAAACAGCGCCACCAGAACCACCAACACCGCGGCCAGGCCGATGTAGATATAGCGGTTCTCCTCTCCCCCCGTCACGCCAGGGCCCGGGGCCGCGCTGACACCGGCCATCTCGGGGGTTACTTCAAGGCTCTTAACCTCCGTCCTGGCATAGAGCTGCCCGTTTGAGTAGAGGAGCATCCGGAAGGAGTACGTCCCAGGCTTCCAACCATCGGTGGGGACGTAGTTGTACTTGAACTCCGTGTCATTGAGGGGAAGGAGGGGTATCTTTGAGACGCTGACGTTCTCCAGCGGCTTCCCATTATAGGCAACGCTGAGGACTATCTCCGCGTTCTTAAGGGGCCGGAACAGGTTGCGGACGGTTGAAACGACGTAGGTGTAGCCTATCCTGCCCTCGGCGTTCGTGGCGGGAGCGGCGTCAAAGGCCAGGAAGTAAACCGTCCTGACAACCAGTTTAACCCCCTTCTCTTCGTTCGGGCCGACCTCGAACTCAGTGGAGTTCAGGAAATTGCCGGCGAGGTACGCCTCAACGCGGTACTTTCCGGGTGCCACCACCGCCTCCAGCCTGCCGGTGTCCGTGCGTTCTATCGGATACTTGGAGGGAAGGGAAAGAAGCACGGTATCAACCGGGACCACGTTTCCGGTAACGTCAACCACAACCACCCGAACGGTTGAACCCTCGCCCGTCACCACCACTGTGGCCTTTAGGGCGCCCGATGGCGTTGCTATGCTCTCGTTTCCAACCTGCTTTATCTCCTCACCGCCCACCACAACGGTGTAGTTCCCGGGGGGACAGTTTGGAGCAGCTTTTAGGGTGACGTAGACGACCTTCCTTTCTCCAGGCTCAAGTGTGAACTCGTTCTCCGAGAACTCCACCCTCAGAAGGTCAGT encodes the following:
- a CDS encoding ferritin family protein, producing the protein MKLGELLERLVWQENELYNLHKLGETFATFERPDLVETFQLMAEEELRHRRTLETLLAEGSLEGTAVIDYLDSLSLEPMLGDGRAKPESLEELILDALVREKHAHELYTKLAQILDGSLGHIFKMMAGEELKHAYRLKLVYETL
- a CDS encoding adenosylcobalamin-dependent ribonucleoside-diphosphate reductase, whose amino-acid sequence is MPVEKVMKRDGRIVPFDKERIKWAIQRAMLEVGVRDEKLLNRVVRRVVRRVNELYDGQTPHIENIQDIVELELMRVGLFDVAKAYILYRKRKAEIREEKKKILNKDRLDEIDKRFSINALRVLASRYLIKNEKGEIIESPRELFERVSVLAVIPDLLYDERVFDKDGNHEQDLSRVEHYMGLLDEYDGKLSIGRFKLNRYHFERLLNLYRELAEKGQMKVPIDDVIKMLENGAFDRYEDEVEEYFRLMTSQVFMPNSPALINSGRPLGMLSACFVVPIEDDMESIMKAAHDVAMIQKMGGGTGLNFSKLRPEGDLVGTTTGAASGPVSFMHLIDAVSDVIKQGGVRRGANMGILEVWHPDIEKFIHAKEKNVGTNVLSNFNISVGIWADFWEALREGKRYPLINPRTGEKVKEIDPKSLFEELAYMAWAKADPGVVFFDVINKRNVLEPAKGEKIRATNPCGEEPLYDYESCNLASINLAKFVKYNEEGQPYFDWDEYAYVIQKVAKYLDNAIDVNKFPLPEIDRNTKLTRRIGVGMMGLADALFKLGIAYNSKEGYDFMRKATEYLTFYAYKYSVEAAKKRGPFPLYEKSKYRDGELPVEGFYHREIWNLQWDELAEEIKHHGVRNGMTTTCPPTGSVSMIADTSSGIEPIFALVYKKSVTVGEFYYVDPVFESELKKRGLYSDEILKKISDNYGSVQGLEEIPEDLQRVFVTSMDIHWLDHLLAQANIQLWLTDSASKTINMPNDATVEDVKAAYLLAYKLGCKGITVYRDGSLSVQVYSVEGEKKQRVKAKPSKYAVEKLKAVVEAEPWLSKFINVEAILNGTNGKEKAESVGLTFSVSHVTAPKPQAHEHPHHAEPADVPEEKIQELLGIAYCPVCYEKDGELVELKMESGCATCPRCGWSKCVIS
- a CDS encoding phosphoribosyltransferase, whose product is MDKVYLTWWQIDRAIFALADRLREYKPDVIVGVARGGLIPAVRLSHILGDLEVKVIDVKFYKDIEERMEKPKITIPLHGSLEGKKVVIVDDVSDTGKTLEVVIEEVKKAGAKDVRVACLSMKPWTKVVPDFYVFRTDKWIVFPWEEFPVVVRE
- the thpR gene encoding RNA 2',3'-cyclic phosphodiesterase, producing the protein MRAFIAIEVSDEVRDNLVKAQERIGSKSTKIKFVERENFHVTLKFLGEIDEITAEEVKKALEEIAKKHRKHRVRVKGIGVFPNPNYVRVIWAGIENDEGIKAIAADVEREMRRLGFKKEKDFVAHITIGRVKFVRDKLELAMALKDLANEDFGEFDVEAIELKKSTLTPKGPIYETVARFELAE
- the cca gene encoding CCA tRNA nucleotidyltransferase, whose amino-acid sequence is MDVEAVLQEVLPRIRPTDEERAFVEGLMRELEGTAEETVESLGLDVRPYFVGSLAKNTYLAGDHDIDLFLAFPLDTPRDELREEGLRLGKTIAERLDSYEIAYAEHPYVRARYRGVSVDLVPCYDVESWRDVKTAVDRSILHNRWVLKNLEGRNDEVRLLKRFLKGINAYGSEIYVRGFSGYLAEILVIKYGSFLDVLKNADFMLRQKIIDPGNWLKQEYEVAMRTVRREAEADRPLIVIDPVDPRRNVAANLGWERYGVFYFKAHQFLENPSEAFFFPRGQKSGSYLSELRRKGTHLVTLVFGTPDLVEDILLPQLERSARGFEKVLSREGFKVLGWNVGHEGSKAFIMLEVDRRERERVMIKPGPEFFTERGRDFYLKNERVWLRGRRLYAEKRVKENIVDVILELLEKNQVAMGKNLRGAIRNAEILLDYVPNELEKEAYLFLSREKWNLKQQ
- a CDS encoding DMT family transporter, with translation MNRSELVLLGITAIWGFTFPAMKVSLDYLPPILFLAYRFGIASLLMLILFRSKVLRRETFKEGFVLGTTLFFGHGFQIVGLKYTTASNSAFITSLYVVFTPFIAYFILRDRLKLRDAASLAIALTGLYLISGASLNFNYGDLLTVLCAISFAFQIVLVQKFGEKDYLSLAFWQITWNFVFSLVFALVAEPFTFPTDPLPWAGVLYTSIFATVIAFTLQVKHQRNTRAHKAALIYSAEPIFGHIAAFITIGEILSAKGYLGAALIMAGIWNEIRKDERG